Proteins encoded in a region of the Vitis riparia cultivar Riparia Gloire de Montpellier isolate 1030 chromosome 7, EGFV_Vit.rip_1.0, whole genome shotgun sequence genome:
- the LOC117917483 gene encoding uncharacterized protein LOC117917483: protein MDEETSSLPPMRLMNFISEEQLDESKKARGERADDGTAQRDRPLFEILKENKDKRDAEFNERFKHRPPKALDEDETEFLDNLEMSRKDYEQQMAEEEAQQLRSFQAAVAAQSTIVHELKDTPPAPKVQEQKPVVRKNPPSHRLGMIIKVKPQAKKAKVDPANSEGSEIVKTPSIDTEKPSDLEAHDVPANGLVSYSDESEEDD, encoded by the exons ATGGACGAAGAAACCTCTAGTCTTCCTCCAATGAGGTTGATGAATTTCATCTCCGAGGAGCAG TTGGATGAATCTAAGAAAGCAAGGGGTGAACGAGCAGATGACGGCACTGCGCAGAGGGATAGACCCCTCTTCGAG ATATTAAAGGAGAATAAGGACAAGCGAGATGCCGAATTTAATGAGCGATTCAAGCACA GACCGCCAAAAGCTTTGGATGAAGATGAGACTGAGTTTCTTGATAACCTGGAGATG TCAAGGAAGGACTATGAACAGCAGATGGCAGAAGAAGAAGCCCAACAGCTCCGTAGTTTCCAG GCAGCAGTGGCAGCACAGTCTACCATTGTACATGAACTGAAGGATACACCCCCTGCTCCTAAAGTCCAG GAGCAGAAACCAGTTGTCAGGAAGAATCCGCCTTCTCACCGGTTAGGTATGATTATCAAAGTCAAGCCACAAGCCAAGAAAGCGAAGGTGGATCCAGCAAACTCAGAAGGGTCAGAAATTGTGAAAACACCTAGCATTGACACAGAAAAACCTTCAGACCTGGAGGCCCATGATGTACCTGCAAACGGTCTGGTTTCATACAGCGATGA